A stretch of Peteryoungia algae DNA encodes these proteins:
- the phoU gene encoding phosphate signaling complex protein PhoU, translating into MGSSHIYSAFDEELKFLMRRISEMGGLAEQMVAESVRSLVNSDAALAQKVISDDVVMDAMEREIGDKAIVTIAKRQPVASDLREIIGALRIAADLERVGDLGKSNSKRVVAIQATGVPRKLARGLEHLSDLALAQLKEVLDVYTTRSAEKAKSIRDRDEEIDAIYTSLFRELLTYMMEDPRNITSCTHLLFCAKNIERIGDHATNIAETIYYMTTGAQPEGERPKEDLTSSVGAITE; encoded by the coding sequence ATGGGCTCCTCTCACATCTACTCGGCCTTCGACGAGGAACTGAAGTTCCTGATGCGCCGCATCTCCGAAATGGGCGGTCTTGCGGAACAGATGGTCGCCGAAAGCGTGCGCTCGCTGGTCAATTCCGACGCCGCACTTGCGCAGAAGGTCATTTCTGACGACGTCGTCATGGATGCCATGGAACGCGAGATCGGTGACAAGGCGATCGTGACCATCGCCAAGCGCCAGCCGGTCGCATCAGACCTGCGCGAAATCATCGGCGCTCTTCGCATCGCTGCGGACCTCGAGCGTGTCGGCGATCTCGGCAAGAGCAACTCCAAGCGTGTGGTGGCCATTCAGGCGACCGGCGTTCCGCGCAAGCTCGCCCGTGGCCTCGAACATCTCTCGGACCTGGCGCTTGCCCAGCTCAAGGAAGTGCTCGACGTCTATACGACGCGCTCGGCCGAGAAGGCCAAGTCGATCCGTGATCGCGACGAGGAAATCGACGCAATCTACACCTCGCTGTTCCGCGAACTCCTGACCTACATGATGGAAGATCCGCGCAACATCACGAGCTGCACGCATCTTCTGTTCTGCGCCAAGAACATCGAGCGTATCGGCGATCACGCGACGAATATCGCGGAGACGATCTATTACATGACGACCGGCGCACAGCCGGAAGGCGAGCGCCCGAAGGAAGACCTCACCTCTTCCGTCGGTGCGATCACCGAGTGA
- the phoB gene encoding phosphate regulon transcriptional regulator PhoB: MQPKIAVVEDEEALSVLLRYNLEAEGYEVETILRGDEAEIRLQERVPDLLILDWMLPGVSGIELCRRLRVRPETERLPIIMLTARGEESERVRGLATGADDYVVKPFSTPELMARVKAMLRRAKPEVLSSVLRCGDIELDRETHRVHRKSREVRLGPTEFRLLEFLMASPGRVYSRSQLLDGVWGHDIYVDERTVDVHVGRLRKALNFSNMQDVIRTVRGAGYSMEA; encoded by the coding sequence ATGCAGCCGAAGATAGCCGTGGTGGAAGACGAGGAGGCCCTGTCGGTCCTCCTCCGTTACAACCTTGAAGCCGAGGGATACGAAGTCGAGACGATCCTGCGGGGGGACGAGGCAGAGATCCGCCTGCAGGAGCGGGTTCCCGATCTCTTGATCCTCGACTGGATGCTCCCGGGCGTCTCGGGCATCGAGCTCTGCCGGCGCCTGCGTGTGCGCCCCGAAACCGAGCGCCTGCCAATCATCATGCTGACCGCCCGTGGCGAGGAAAGCGAGCGGGTTCGTGGCCTGGCGACGGGAGCAGATGACTATGTCGTGAAGCCCTTCTCCACGCCGGAACTGATGGCTCGCGTCAAGGCCATGCTGCGGCGTGCCAAGCCCGAGGTTCTCTCCAGCGTCCTGCGTTGCGGGGACATAGAGCTCGACCGTGAGACACATCGTGTTCATCGCAAGAGCCGCGAGGTTCGTCTCGGTCCGACGGAATTCCGGCTCTTGGAATTCCTCATGGCCTCCCCGGGGCGCGTCTATTCCCGGTCTCAGCTGCTGGACGGTGTCTGGGGACATGACATTTATGTCGACGAGCGCACCGTCGATGTGCATGTCGGCCGCCTGCGCAAGGCGCTGAATTTCTCCAACATGCAGGATGTCATTCGCACGGTTCGCGGTGCGGGCTACTCCATGGAAGCCTGA
- the pstC gene encoding phosphate ABC transporter permease subunit PstC gives MNASIIVLCILVLAALGFVLGRRQALSVSAARGTKLHSLPGYYGQVVGLVTAVPALLLLMAWLFIQPAIVEGRIAATIPDSIVPEGGAQSLVMADVRRIADGLSAVEARAAEAGADVNVEALDAGNVRARLAEVGVALGSDVPVEVFEAAKSYRSQSDFGHLLMTIAVLALAIAALPLAYVRINPELRARNLSESFVKTVLLLSSLVAILTTVGIVGSLVFETYVFFTMYPASEFFFSTVWNPQFRGGSELGILPLLWGTFYVSIISLIVAVPIGLMIAVYLSEYAGPTTRSIVKPAIEVLAGIPTIVYGLFALVTVGPFLRDYFAEPLGLGTSSSSVLTAGLVMGVMIIPFVSSLSDDIINAVPQTLRDGSYALGSTQSETIRQVVLPAALPGIVGAILLAASRAIGETMIVVLGAGASAKLDINPFEAMTTVTVKIVSQLTGDTEFASPETLVAFALGLTLFVITLGLNVVALYIVRKYREQYE, from the coding sequence ATGAACGCGAGCATCATCGTCCTCTGTATTCTAGTGCTTGCGGCACTCGGCTTCGTTCTCGGCCGGCGGCAGGCTCTTTCCGTTTCGGCCGCACGCGGCACGAAGCTTCACTCTCTGCCCGGCTATTACGGACAGGTCGTCGGCCTTGTCACGGCTGTCCCGGCTCTGTTGTTGCTGATGGCTTGGCTCTTCATTCAGCCGGCAATCGTTGAAGGCCGCATCGCGGCGACCATTCCCGACAGCATCGTGCCCGAGGGTGGTGCCCAGAGTCTGGTCATGGCGGATGTCCGGCGCATAGCGGATGGTCTGAGCGCTGTCGAGGCTCGCGCTGCCGAGGCCGGTGCCGACGTCAATGTCGAGGCGCTCGACGCCGGCAATGTCCGCGCTCGGCTCGCCGAGGTCGGCGTTGCTCTCGGCTCAGACGTGCCGGTGGAAGTTTTCGAGGCGGCCAAGTCTTACCGTAGCCAGTCCGATTTCGGTCACCTGCTGATGACGATCGCCGTGCTGGCGCTTGCCATTGCCGCTTTGCCGCTGGCCTATGTCCGCATCAACCCGGAACTGCGCGCACGCAATCTGAGCGAAAGTTTCGTCAAGACGGTGCTCCTCCTCTCGTCGCTGGTCGCCATTCTGACGACCGTCGGGATCGTCGGATCGCTCGTCTTTGAAACCTACGTATTCTTCACCATGTATCCGGCGAGCGAGTTCTTCTTCTCGACCGTCTGGAACCCGCAATTCCGTGGTGGCTCTGAACTTGGCATCCTGCCGCTGCTCTGGGGCACCTTCTACGTCTCCATCATCTCGCTGATCGTCGCTGTTCCGATCGGTCTGATGATCGCGGTCTATCTGTCGGAATATGCCGGTCCGACCACCCGCAGCATCGTCAAGCCGGCAATCGAAGTTCTGGCGGGCATTCCGACCATCGTCTACGGTCTGTTCGCCCTGGTCACTGTCGGTCCCTTCCTCCGTGATTATTTCGCCGAGCCCCTCGGCCTCGGGACGTCTTCGTCTTCCGTCCTGACTGCGGGCCTCGTAATGGGCGTGATGATCATCCCCTTCGTCAGCTCGCTGTCGGACGATATCATCAACGCCGTGCCGCAGACTTTGCGCGATGGCTCTTACGCGCTGGGCTCGACCCAGTCTGAGACGATCAGGCAGGTGGTTCTTCCGGCGGCACTTCCGGGCATTGTCGGTGCGATCCTGCTGGCCGCGAGCCGCGCCATCGGTGAGACCATGATCGTGGTTCTCGGAGCCGGTGCATCTGCCAAGCTCGACATCAATCCCTTCGAGGCGATGACCACGGTAACGGTCAAGATCGTCAGCCAGCTGACCGGTGACACGGAATTCGCAAGTCCCGAGACCCTCGTCGCCTTCGCCCTCGGCCTCACCCTCTTCGTCATCACCCTCGGCCTCAACGTCGTGGCCCTTTACATTGTCCGCAAGTACCGGGAGCAGTACGAATGA
- the pstA gene encoding phosphate ABC transporter permease PstA, whose protein sequence is MTDLTAIGAPMPAEKKSILTVDDRTRNRNKAEVRFRMWGKAAVTFGIVALIGLLLSIMSNGLSSFQQTFVTLDVYLDPAKLDKAGNRDPADIAKVTTFGYAPLIEQAVARALEDKGLAAEGLTPKAAAELISKEAAADLRRFVIADPSVIGQTYPFDFLAGGRIDGYYKGRVTMESAALDRNVSPEQLVLADNLKEAGILVTKFNWGFFTAPDASDTRPEAAGLGVAIIGSAYMMLIVLVLSLPLGVATSIYLEEFAPQNWFTDLIEVNIANLAAVPSIVFGILGLAVLINFVGLPQSAPIVGGLVLTLMTLPTIIIATRSALKAVPPSIRDAALGVGASKMQSIFHHVLPLAMPGILTGAIIGLARALGETAPLLLIGMVAFVREYPAGPPDGFFQPASALPVQVYNWTQRGDPAFVERASGAIIVLLVFLILMNLIAIILRRRFERRW, encoded by the coding sequence ATGACCGATCTCACCGCTATCGGAGCCCCGATGCCTGCGGAAAAGAAGTCGATCCTCACGGTCGATGATCGCACGCGCAACCGCAACAAGGCCGAAGTCCGCTTCCGCATGTGGGGCAAGGCAGCCGTCACCTTCGGCATCGTTGCACTGATCGGACTTCTGCTCTCCATCATGTCGAACGGCTTGTCCTCGTTCCAGCAGACCTTCGTCACGCTGGACGTCTATCTGGATCCGGCAAAACTCGACAAGGCTGGCAATCGCGACCCGGCGGACATTGCCAAGGTCACCACGTTTGGCTATGCGCCGCTCATCGAGCAGGCCGTGGCCAGGGCGCTGGAAGACAAGGGACTTGCTGCCGAGGGCCTGACGCCCAAGGCTGCTGCCGAGCTCATCTCGAAGGAAGCGGCCGCCGATCTGCGCCGCTTCGTCATCGCCGATCCCTCCGTGATCGGCCAGACCTACCCCTTCGACTTCCTCGCCGGTGGCCGTATTGACGGCTACTACAAGGGTCGCGTGACGATGGAGAGCGCGGCTCTCGATCGCAATGTCTCGCCGGAACAGCTCGTTCTTGCGGACAATTTGAAGGAAGCCGGCATTCTGGTGACGAAGTTCAATTGGGGCTTTTTCACCGCGCCTGACGCATCCGATACGCGTCCGGAGGCCGCAGGCCTCGGTGTCGCCATCATCGGTTCAGCCTATATGATGCTGATCGTGCTGGTGCTGTCGCTACCTCTCGGTGTCGCGACGTCGATCTATCTCGAGGAGTTCGCGCCGCAGAACTGGTTCACCGACCTGATCGAGGTCAATATCGCCAATCTCGCCGCCGTGCCCTCGATCGTCTTCGGTATTCTGGGCCTTGCCGTCCTGATCAATTTTGTCGGCCTGCCGCAATCGGCTCCGATCGTCGGCGGTCTCGTTCTCACGCTGATGACGCTGCCCACGATCATCATCGCCACCCGCTCGGCACTCAAGGCCGTGCCTCCGTCGATCCGCGATGCTGCACTCGGCGTCGGCGCCTCGAAGATGCAGTCGATCTTCCATCACGTCCTGCCGCTTGCCATGCCGGGCATCCTGACTGGCGCGATCATCGGTCTCGCCCGTGCGCTCGGTGAAACAGCGCCGCTGCTCCTGATTGGCATGGTTGCCTTCGTGCGCGAATACCCGGCCGGTCCGCCGGACGGCTTCTTCCAGCCGGCCTCCGCTTTGCCGGTCCAGGTCTATAACTGGACCCAGCGTGGCGACCCGGCCTTCGTGGAGCGTGCCTCCGGTGCGATTATCGTGCTCCTCGTGTTCCTGATCCTGATGAACCTGATCGCAATCATTCTTCGTCGCCGCTTCGAGCGTCGCTGGTAA
- the pstB gene encoding phosphate ABC transporter ATP-binding protein PstB, whose protein sequence is MTTTKAPPMTESKITARNVQVFYGDKHALKDVNIDIRPRSVTAFIGPSGCGKSTFLRCINRMNDTIASCRVEGNIQIDAENIYDPKVDPVQLRAKVGMVFQKPNPFPKSIYENVAYGPRIHGLARNKAELDEIVSIALQKAGLWNEVKDRLDSAGTGLSGGQQQRLCIARAVAVSPEVILMDEPCSALDPIATAKVEELIHELRENFTIVIVTHSMQQAARVSQRTAMFHLGELVEENDTDKMFTNPDDQRTQDYIMGRFG, encoded by the coding sequence ATGACCACGACGAAAGCGCCACCCATGACTGAAAGCAAAATCACCGCCCGCAACGTGCAGGTGTTTTACGGTGACAAGCACGCCCTCAAGGACGTCAACATCGACATCCGCCCCCGCTCCGTTACGGCCTTCATCGGACCGTCGGGCTGCGGCAAGTCGACCTTCCTGCGCTGCATCAACCGCATGAACGACACGATTGCGAGCTGCCGCGTCGAGGGAAACATCCAGATCGATGCGGAAAACATCTACGACCCCAAGGTTGACCCCGTGCAACTGCGCGCCAAGGTCGGCATGGTTTTCCAGAAACCCAACCCCTTCCCGAAGTCGATCTACGAAAATGTCGCCTATGGTCCGCGCATTCACGGCCTGGCCCGCAACAAGGCCGAGCTGGACGAGATCGTCTCGATCGCGTTGCAGAAGGCCGGCCTCTGGAATGAGGTGAAGGATCGTCTCGACTCTGCCGGGACCGGCCTCTCCGGTGGTCAGCAGCAGCGTCTCTGCATCGCGCGTGCCGTTGCCGTCAGCCCCGAAGTCATCCTGATGGATGAGCCCTGCTCGGCGCTCGACCCGATCGCGACTGCAAAGGTCGAGGAGCTGATCCATGAACTGCGCGAGAACTTCACGATCGTGATCGTAACCCACTCGATGCAGCAGGCCGCCCGCGTTTCCCAGCGCACGGCTATGTTCCACCTCGGCGAGCTGGTCGAGGAGAACGACACTGACAAGATGTTCACCAACCCGGATGACCAGCGCACCCAGGATTACATCATGGGCCGCTTCGGCTGA
- the ppk2 gene encoding polyphosphate kinase 2, whose product MDAQTESRAVTLTVGGKQQVFDVDQPDLPDWIEDEALKSGGFPYNKKLSQKKYNAELEQLQIELVKVQFWMQKTGERVMALFEGRDAAGKGGAIHATLSYMNPRSARVVALTKPTETERGQWYFQRYISHFPTAGEFVLFDRSWYNRAGVEPVMGFCTPDEYESFLEQVPRFEKLIEREGIRFFKFWLGTGQEMQLKRFHDRRHDPLKCWKLSPMDIAALNKWDDYTMKRDRMLKETHTERAPWTVLHANDKRRARLNLIRHMLLSLDYDGKDLENIGKLDKKIIGSGPDFLA is encoded by the coding sequence ATGGACGCGCAGACGGAAAGCCGGGCAGTGACACTGACGGTCGGAGGCAAGCAACAGGTTTTCGATGTCGACCAGCCAGACCTGCCGGACTGGATCGAAGACGAAGCCCTGAAGTCCGGAGGCTTCCCCTACAACAAGAAACTCTCGCAGAAGAAATACAATGCGGAGTTGGAGCAGTTGCAGATCGAACTCGTCAAAGTGCAGTTCTGGATGCAGAAGACCGGCGAACGGGTCATGGCGCTGTTCGAGGGCCGCGATGCGGCAGGCAAGGGTGGAGCGATCCATGCAACGCTCTCCTACATGAACCCGCGCTCCGCCCGGGTCGTCGCCCTGACCAAGCCGACGGAGACGGAGCGTGGCCAATGGTATTTCCAACGCTACATCTCGCACTTCCCGACGGCGGGGGAATTCGTCCTCTTCGACCGCTCCTGGTACAACCGTGCCGGCGTCGAACCGGTCATGGGCTTCTGCACGCCGGACGAATATGAAAGCTTCCTGGAGCAGGTGCCGCGTTTCGAAAAGCTGATCGAACGGGAAGGCATTCGCTTTTTCAAGTTCTGGCTGGGCACCGGGCAGGAAATGCAGCTGAAGCGCTTCCATGATCGCCGGCACGACCCGCTGAAGTGCTGGAAACTGTCACCCATGGACATCGCCGCACTAAACAAGTGGGACGACTATACGATGAAGCGGGACCGGATGCTGAAGGAGACGCATACTGAGCGGGCGCCCTGGACCGTGCTGCATGCCAACGACAAGCGCCGCGCACGACTGAATCTGATCCGCCATATGCTGCTGTCACTCGACTACGACGGCAAGGACCTGGAAAACATCGGCAAGCTGGACAAGAAGATCATCGGTAGCGGGCCGGACTTTCTGGCCTGA
- a CDS encoding substrate-binding domain-containing protein gives MNALKLSVAALAASVAFAGAAVARDQIQIAGSSTVLPYASIVAEAFGENTDFGTPVVESGGSGAGRKKLCEGVGENTIDIANSSSRISKSDIELCKTNGVTDIQEVRIGYDGIVFASDINGPEYAFTAADWHNALAAKVVKDGQLVDNPYKAWNEIRADLPAQPILAFVPGTKHGTREVFDTKVIIAGCEDNGTFEALKTAAGGDEDKAEEGCMALRTDGVSVDIDGDYTETLSRVDANKNAIGVFGLSFYQNNTDKLRVATMGGVVPSVETIAKGEYPVSRPLYFYVKNAHLDVIPGLQEYVEFFVSDEMAGPDGPLAAYGLVSDPELAKTQEAVKARTPMAPLN, from the coding sequence ATGAACGCTCTGAAACTTTCCGTAGCTGCCTTGGCGGCCTCCGTGGCCTTCGCCGGCGCTGCTGTAGCCCGCGACCAGATCCAGATTGCTGGTTCCTCCACCGTTCTGCCCTATGCCTCTATCGTTGCCGAAGCCTTCGGCGAGAACACCGACTTCGGAACTCCGGTTGTTGAGTCCGGCGGTTCTGGCGCTGGCCGCAAGAAGCTCTGCGAAGGCGTGGGCGAGAACACCATCGACATCGCCAATTCGTCGTCGCGCATCTCCAAGTCTGACATCGAGCTCTGCAAGACCAACGGCGTGACCGACATCCAGGAAGTTCGCATCGGTTACGACGGCATCGTCTTTGCCTCGGACATCAATGGTCCGGAATATGCCTTCACCGCCGCTGACTGGCACAACGCTCTCGCGGCCAAGGTCGTCAAGGACGGCCAGCTGGTCGACAACCCCTACAAGGCCTGGAATGAAATCCGCGCCGACCTGCCGGCTCAGCCGATCCTGGCCTTCGTTCCGGGCACCAAGCACGGTACCCGCGAAGTGTTCGACACCAAGGTCATCATTGCTGGTTGCGAAGATAACGGCACGTTTGAAGCCCTGAAGACGGCAGCCGGTGGCGACGAAGACAAGGCTGAAGAAGGCTGCATGGCGCTCCGCACCGATGGCGTATCGGTCGACATCGACGGCGACTACACCGAGACGCTCTCCCGCGTCGACGCCAACAAGAACGCGATCGGCGTCTTCGGTCTGTCCTTCTACCAGAACAACACCGACAAGCTGCGCGTAGCAACCATGGGCGGCGTCGTGCCGTCGGTCGAAACCATCGCCAAGGGCGAATACCCGGTTTCGCGTCCGCTCTACTTCTACGTCAAGAACGCGCATCTCGACGTCATCCCGGGTCTCCAGGAATACGTAGAGTTCTTCGTCTCGGACGAAATGGCCGGCCCGGATGGCCCGCTGGCTGCCTACGGTCTCGTTTCCGACCCGGAACTGGCCAAGACGCAGGAAGCCGTCAAGGCCCGCACGCCGATGGCGCCGCTGAACTGA
- the phoR gene encoding phosphate regulon sensor histidine kinase PhoR, translated as MADDSGAKDMRTGGAGSGDGWRAELRRVFSAWLYILSAAILAVGAWATGAATGLAVTLFVLLFLLAVFRQWPSKDGQSVIAPALAAPEPPPDPLPLILASLDALDMPIFVLNAASELIAGNQEAAKVFGTPPAGLHVSTRWRSPGILDMIRETIETGEPNQIEHSERLPSERVYIVRVAPVLSDGAEATAYFLLSFRDISELRRLDRMRSDFVANASHELRTPLASLRGFIETMQGPARDDAKAKDRFLAIMLDQANRMSRLVDDLLSLSRLELKAHLPPDQKVELAPILGHVRDSLAPLAADLGVEIRLDLPDEKVEVMGERDELVQVFENLIENACKYGQDGKVVEVSLRREPGGATEVSVRDHGPGIPGEHVPRLTERFYRVSVEDSRSKKGTGLGLAIVKHILTRHRARLIVKSKIGSGSEFTVRF; from the coding sequence ATGGCAGACGACAGCGGGGCAAAGGATATGAGGACCGGCGGCGCCGGATCGGGCGACGGTTGGCGCGCCGAACTCAGGCGGGTATTCTCCGCCTGGCTCTACATTCTGTCCGCGGCGATCCTCGCAGTCGGCGCCTGGGCGACCGGGGCCGCCACCGGCTTGGCCGTCACTCTCTTCGTGCTCCTGTTCCTGCTCGCGGTCTTCCGGCAATGGCCGTCAAAGGACGGTCAGAGCGTGATTGCGCCGGCTCTCGCTGCGCCCGAGCCGCCGCCAGACCCGCTGCCGCTGATCCTTGCTTCGCTCGATGCGCTCGATATGCCGATCTTCGTGCTGAATGCGGCTTCCGAGCTGATTGCCGGAAATCAGGAGGCTGCCAAGGTCTTCGGCACGCCGCCGGCCGGACTGCATGTCTCGACGCGCTGGCGCTCGCCCGGCATTCTCGACATGATCCGCGAGACGATCGAAACCGGCGAGCCGAACCAGATCGAGCACTCCGAACGCCTTCCCTCGGAAAGAGTCTATATCGTCCGCGTCGCCCCCGTGCTCTCCGACGGGGCGGAAGCGACAGCCTATTTTCTTCTCTCATTCCGCGACATTTCGGAACTGCGGCGCCTGGACCGGATGCGCAGCGATTTCGTCGCCAATGCCAGCCACGAACTGCGCACGCCGCTCGCCTCTTTGCGCGGCTTCATCGAAACCATGCAGGGACCGGCCCGTGACGACGCGAAGGCGAAGGACCGTTTCCTCGCCATCATGCTCGATCAGGCGAACCGCATGAGCCGTCTCGTGGACGATCTCCTGTCTCTGTCCCGGTTGGAACTGAAGGCCCATTTGCCGCCGGATCAGAAAGTGGAACTCGCGCCGATCCTCGGGCATGTGCGCGATAGCCTCGCACCGCTCGCAGCCGACCTCGGGGTCGAGATCAGGCTCGATCTGCCGGACGAAAAGGTCGAGGTGATGGGCGAGCGCGACGAACTCGTACAGGTCTTCGAAAATCTGATCGAGAACGCCTGCAAATATGGCCAGGACGGCAAGGTGGTTGAGGTGTCGCTGCGTCGTGAACCGGGCGGCGCGACAGAAGTGAGCGTGCGCGACCATGGTCCGGGCATTCCGGGCGAGCACGTGCCGCGCCTCACGGAGCGCTTCTACCGAGTCAGTGTCGAGGACAGCCGGTCGAAAAAGGGCACCGGTCTGGGGCTCGCCATCGTCAAGCACATCCTGACGAGGCACCGTGCGCGCCTGATTGTGAAGTCCAAGATCGGCTCCGGCAGCGAATTTACCGTGCGCTTCTGA